In Cryptomeria japonica chromosome 10, Sugi_1.0, whole genome shotgun sequence, a genomic segment contains:
- the LOC131076101 gene encoding uncharacterized mitochondrial protein AtMg00860-like — protein MGLFEWFVMPFGLTNAPATFMQLMYEVFRDCLDKFVIIYLDDILIFSKTWKENLQHLERVLCTLQQNSLYANFSKCSFGQTSISYLGYIIDAHGVQVDPVKVEVLFKWPTPSNITELRSFLGLANFYRKFILHYSDIATPLHQLKKTSVAFKWTKIHSQVFNTLKEKLCSTPVLVLPDLSQPFEIETDASHYALGAILKQNDHHVAYHSEKFSFAKRNYSTNDKELYALVQAINY, from the coding sequence ATGGGACTTTTTGAGTggtttgtgatgccatttggtctcaccaaTGCTCCTGCCACTTTCATGCAATTGATGTATGAGGTGTTTCGTGATTGTTTGGACAAATTTGTTATCatctatttagatgatattctcatattTTCTAAGACTTGGAAAGAGAATCTTCAACATTTGGAACGTGTTCTTTGCACTCTTCAGCAGAACAGTTTGTATGCCAACTTTTCCAAGTGTTCTTTTGGTCAGACATCTATCTCCTATCTTGGGTATATCATTGATGCACATGGTGTTCAAGTGGATCCTGTGAAAGTGGAAGTTCTTTTCAAGTGGCCTACTCCTTCAAATATCACCGAATTGAGGAGTTTTCTTGGTCTTGCCAACTTCTACCGCAAGTTTATTCTACATTACTCAGACATTGCCACACCTTTACACCAATTGAAAAAGACCAGTGTTGCATTCAAGTGGACGAAAATTCACTCTCAAGTTTTCAACACATTGAAAGAAAAATTATGTTCAACACCTGTTCTTGTTCTACCAGATCTCTCACAACCTTTTGAGATTGAGACAGATGCTTCACATTATGCACTTGGAGCTATTTTGAAGCAAAATGATCATCATGTGGCCTATCATTCAGAAAAATTTTCTTTTGCTAAAAGGAACTACTCCACAAATGATAAGgagttatatgcattggtccaAGCCATTAATTATTAG